The Chloroflexota bacterium region AGCTGACCGACTCTTCCGCAACGTCGAGTTTCTGAGGATCTGGGGCGGCCAGACCATCTCCAGCGTTGGCAGCGGCGTTGTCAAGATCGCCGCGCCGCTGCTGGTGCTGGCGCTCGGCGAATCGCCGACGATGGCCGGGCTGGTCGGCGGCGCGCTGATGTTCCCGATGATCTTCCTGGGGCTGCCGGCCGGCGCGCTGGTGGACCGCTGGGACCGCCGCAAGGTGATGATCGTCTGCGACACCAGCCGCTGTATCGCCGTGATGACCGTCCCGCTGGCCTGGATGCTCGGGCTGCTCACCGGCTGGTGGCTGCTGGCGGTGGCGCTGGCGCTCGGGTCGGCGCAGTCGTTCTACAACATCTGTCAGGTGGCGGCCCTGCCGCGTGTGGTGCAGAAGCGGCAGATCGCCTCGGCCCAGGCGCTCAACTCGACCTCCGAGGCGGTGGCGCAGCTCGCCAGTCCGGGCCTGGGCGGCATGATCGTGCAGCTTGCGCCGACAGCGGTGATCGGCGGCGTGCTCGCATACTGCGTCAACGGCGGCACGTTCATGGTGTCGGTGCTGGCGCTGCTCGGCATCAGGACGCCGTTCCAGGCGAGCCGGCCCAGGGCGGGGCAGGCTGGGATCATGCAGTCGATCCGAGACGGCCTGCACTACGTCTGGCGTGAGTACGCCATTCGCATGCTGATGGTGCTGAACACGGTGCACCGGTTCGGCTTTGCGCCGGTCATGTTGACCGTGGTGGTGCTGGCGCGCCAGGATCTCGGGTTCGAGCCGGCCCAGATCGGCTTGCTCTTCAGCGTGGCCGGCTCGGGCGGGCTCTCGGCGGCGGCGATCACGCCCTGGCTGCGACGCCGCATCCCCGTTGGCTGGCACATGATCGGGATCGTCGGGGTGCACGCGCTGGCCCTGGCGCTGGTGACGGTCTCGTCGTCGGTACTGCTGATCGGGCTCGGGCTGTACTTCGCCGGCATGATGGAGACGATGACGGGGATCACCCAGGTGTCGTACCGGCTGGCGCTGATTCCGGACGCGATCCAGGGCCGCGTCAACAGCGTCTACCGGCTGCTGTCGTTCGGCGCGATGTCGTTCGGGACGGCGCTC contains the following coding sequences:
- a CDS encoding MFS transporter; translated protein: MLSGRARPPAGRAPILARPAGAVRTGATTLATIAQAPEAPAAEERPKADRLFRNVEFLRIWGGQTISSVGSGVVKIAAPLLVLALGESPTMAGLVGGALMFPMIFLGLPAGALVDRWDRRKVMIVCDTSRCIAVMTVPLAWMLGLLTGWWLLAVALALGSAQSFYNICQVAALPRVVQKRQIASAQALNSTSEAVAQLASPGLGGMIVQLAPTAVIGGVLAYCVNGGTFMVSVLALLGIRTPFQASRPRAGQAGIMQSIRDGLHYVWREYAIRMLMVLNTVHRFGFAPVMLTVVVLARQDLGFEPAQIGLLFSVAGSGGLSAAAITPWLRRRIPVGWHMIGIVGVHALALALVTVSSSVLLIGLGLYFAGMMETMTGITQVSYRLALIPDAIQGRVNSVYRLLSFGAMSFGTALGGFLIDLYGPRPVMGLIAGWIGLMAVAGALSGVRSLRE